A region of Longimicrobium sp. DNA encodes the following proteins:
- a CDS encoding electron transfer flavoprotein subunit alpha/FixB family protein: MAIFAFAETREGELRKVAQEVVTAARTLADGLGTEVVAAVLGKPGTSGVAADLGRYGADRVLAGESESFDKYHPEAFTTVIASYLKENGCEAALFPATSLGRDLAPRVAARMGVEYLSEVTSLEVEGGQVVATRPKYAGKLNARVTVTGKPAVLALRPNSFNPAENAKAGTVEPLAVSLEGADFGVIVREIRAAAGEKMDVAEAPVIVAGGRGLGSAENFKILEDLADAFHGRATVGASRAVVDAGWRPHAEQVGQTGKTVSPTLYFAVGISGAIQHLAGMRSSRYIVAINKDPEAPIFKVADYGIVGDLNQIIPRLAEEVRKVVG; the protein is encoded by the coding sequence ATGGCAATATTCGCGTTCGCGGAGACGCGCGAGGGGGAGCTGCGCAAGGTGGCGCAGGAGGTGGTGACCGCCGCCCGCACCCTCGCGGACGGGCTGGGCACCGAGGTGGTCGCCGCCGTGCTGGGGAAGCCCGGCACCTCCGGCGTGGCCGCCGATCTGGGCCGCTACGGCGCGGACCGCGTGCTGGCCGGCGAGAGCGAGTCGTTCGACAAGTACCACCCCGAGGCGTTCACCACGGTGATCGCGAGCTACCTCAAGGAGAACGGGTGCGAGGCCGCCCTCTTCCCGGCCACCTCGCTGGGCCGTGACCTGGCCCCGCGCGTCGCCGCGCGCATGGGCGTCGAGTACCTCAGCGAGGTCACCTCGCTCGAAGTGGAGGGCGGGCAGGTGGTCGCCACGCGGCCCAAGTACGCGGGCAAGCTGAACGCCCGCGTCACCGTCACGGGCAAGCCCGCGGTGCTGGCGCTGCGCCCCAACTCCTTCAACCCGGCCGAGAACGCGAAGGCCGGCACGGTGGAGCCGCTCGCCGTCTCGCTGGAGGGCGCGGACTTCGGCGTCATCGTCCGCGAGATCCGCGCGGCGGCGGGGGAGAAGATGGACGTGGCCGAGGCGCCGGTGATCGTGGCCGGCGGGCGCGGGCTGGGAAGCGCCGAGAACTTCAAGATCCTCGAAGATCTCGCCGACGCCTTCCACGGCCGTGCCACCGTCGGCGCGTCGCGCGCCGTGGTGGACGCCGGGTGGCGCCCCCACGCCGAGCAGGTGGGGCAGACCGGGAAGACCGTGTCGCCGACGCTGTACTTCGCCGTCGGCATCTCGGGCGCCATCCAGCACCTGGCCGGCATGCGCTCGTCGCGTTACATCGTGGCGATCAACAAGGACCCCGAGGCCCCCATCTTCAAGGTGGCCGACTACGGCATCGTGGGCGACCTCAACCAGATCATCCCCCGCCTCGCCGAAGAGGTCCGCAAGGTCGTCGGCTGA
- a CDS encoding electron transfer flavoprotein subunit beta/FixA family protein encodes MKSIVCVKRVPDTEARLRIAGDGGTVDPAGMKFVLNPYDEFAVEAALKHKEGAGSGEVTVMTVGGAESAETLRTALAMGADNAVLLKAAGGLEGLAVARALADEVKGREYDLLLFGLRAVDDDLQAVGPMTAELLGIPVTSAVTQFEVQDGKVVAQREIEGGTEVVELRMPCALTLTKGAYEPRYASLKGIMAAKKKPLEEKPAATGDTAVAAQQLSYPAERKAGRIVGQGADAVPELMRLLREEAKVL; translated from the coding sequence GTGAAGAGCATCGTGTGCGTGAAGCGCGTCCCGGACACCGAGGCGCGCCTTCGCATTGCGGGCGACGGGGGGACCGTCGACCCTGCGGGAATGAAGTTCGTGCTGAATCCGTACGACGAGTTCGCCGTCGAAGCCGCCCTGAAGCACAAGGAGGGAGCGGGCTCCGGCGAAGTGACGGTAATGACGGTGGGCGGCGCCGAATCGGCCGAGACGCTGCGCACCGCGCTGGCGATGGGCGCCGACAACGCCGTCCTCCTCAAGGCCGCCGGCGGCCTCGAAGGGCTCGCCGTGGCCCGCGCTCTGGCCGACGAGGTGAAGGGGCGCGAGTACGACCTCCTCCTCTTCGGCCTGCGCGCCGTGGACGACGACCTCCAGGCCGTCGGGCCCATGACCGCCGAGCTGCTGGGCATCCCCGTGACGAGCGCCGTCACGCAGTTCGAGGTGCAGGACGGCAAGGTGGTGGCGCAGCGCGAGATCGAGGGCGGCACGGAGGTGGTGGAGCTGCGCATGCCGTGCGCGCTCACCCTCACCAAGGGCGCCTACGAGCCGCGGTATGCGTCGCTCAAGGGAATCATGGCGGCCAAGAAGAAGCCGCTCGAGGAGAAGCCCGCCGCCACCGGCGACACCGCCGTCGCCGCGCAGCAGCTCTCCTATCCGGCTGAGCGCAAGGCCGGCCGCATCGTGGGCCAGGGCGCCGACGCCGTGCCCGAGCTGATGCGGCTGCTTCGCGAAGAGGCCAAGGTACTGTAA